A stretch of Microbacterium sp. LWH3-1.2 DNA encodes these proteins:
- a CDS encoding S8 family peptidase yields the protein MFRRSLAVVSALALAIATPTAAMAATPDDDPSSRFEKSEVSGPIGTAFRPLSEDRDTSVTVIVEMAGDPVAVAEAKTGGELTKAERKAIRDSLKKNQDAIAGPLKAKGGKIQAEMQSAYNGIQATIPADQVDAVAALPNVVGIHAVRTYELDNAVSVPFLGVPEVWQNTGFTGENVKVAIIDTGVDYTHANFGGVGTVEAYDAAHAAEAAAADPAQFGPDAPRVKGGWDFVGDLYNADPDSPDYQPEAMPDANPLDCNGHGSHVAGSAAGSGVTAEGQTYTGPYDESTASADWKIGPGVAPQADVYALRVFGCGGSTDIVVPAIDWAVEHDMDVINMSLGSPYSGNDPEAVAASNAIGAGVVVVKSAGNDGPSPYLAGEGDGVVTVAAVDSTATFPGATITVNGVAIPAINANGAVLTDLDEMTVAVLTDDLSTPGENEALGCSVAAYNHAGVTAGSNMLAVSTRGVCARVAKAIYAQQAGAAASVMINTSDDYPPFEGTITENPDTGDDYTVTIPFLGVRKSDGPKLVDDAAATLAPADLENPAFRGYASFSSSGPRTGDSALAVDVAAPGVSIVSTGVGTGDGPATISGTSMAAPHVAGVAALAVEAHPTWSAAEVSSVLVSSADPDKVAGQNLVRGGVGLVDAAQAVAQQATAVGDSFKTTNGWLREAGLSFGFQESSTTFTGTKRVRLTNKGTSPVTYDVSAAASAQSAEASVTVSPSTVTVAPGGSATVTVTLSAPAAEAGTSEGGGFQFAEFSGDVVFTSAADTLRVPYLLVPRATSGVSAQGDLKVTKKKQPVDGTVTAALRGKAGAFDVNADFYTWGLEDKRDVSKAFTDTGYDLRAAGVQSFDYGTDHLLVFAVNTHQRWSNAATNEFDVLIDTNRDGEPDWAVVVTDGGVVTSGSADGVPTAFAFSLTGPDAFALDLAPMAPTDSSTVLIPVWAGAELGITAQSPTFDYTVQSFTLLDDASFDGFDGMATYNPWARALENGQYVTVPVGGGVDVPVGVDAAAFTAQKPLGVMAVVLDNPAGAGEAILVKAK from the coding sequence TTGTTCCGACGTTCCCTAGCCGTCGTCAGCGCGCTCGCGCTCGCGATCGCCACTCCCACCGCGGCGATGGCCGCCACCCCTGACGATGATCCGTCGTCGCGATTCGAGAAGTCCGAGGTGTCCGGTCCGATCGGGACGGCCTTCCGCCCCTTGAGCGAGGACCGCGACACCTCGGTCACGGTCATCGTCGAGATGGCCGGTGACCCGGTCGCCGTCGCCGAGGCGAAGACGGGCGGCGAGCTGACGAAGGCCGAGCGCAAGGCCATAAGGGACTCGCTCAAGAAGAACCAGGACGCGATCGCCGGCCCGCTGAAGGCCAAGGGCGGGAAGATCCAGGCCGAGATGCAGTCGGCGTACAACGGCATCCAGGCGACCATCCCGGCCGACCAGGTCGACGCAGTAGCGGCACTGCCCAACGTCGTGGGCATCCACGCGGTCAGGACGTACGAACTCGACAACGCGGTGTCGGTTCCGTTCCTCGGTGTGCCGGAGGTGTGGCAGAACACCGGGTTCACCGGCGAGAACGTCAAGGTGGCGATCATCGACACCGGCGTCGACTACACGCACGCCAACTTCGGCGGGGTCGGCACGGTCGAGGCGTACGACGCGGCCCACGCCGCCGAGGCGGCTGCGGCGGACCCCGCCCAGTTCGGTCCTGATGCGCCGCGCGTGAAGGGCGGCTGGGACTTCGTCGGCGACTTGTACAACGCGGATCCCGATTCCCCTGACTACCAGCCCGAGGCGATGCCCGACGCCAACCCGCTCGACTGCAACGGGCACGGCAGTCACGTCGCCGGCAGCGCAGCGGGCAGCGGCGTCACGGCCGAGGGCCAGACATACACAGGACCCTACGACGAGTCGACGGCGTCGGCGGACTGGAAGATCGGCCCCGGTGTCGCACCGCAGGCCGACGTCTACGCCCTGCGGGTGTTCGGCTGCGGCGGCTCGACCGACATCGTCGTGCCGGCCATCGACTGGGCCGTCGAGCACGACATGGACGTCATCAACATGTCGCTCGGCTCGCCGTACAGCGGCAACGACCCCGAGGCCGTCGCCGCGTCGAACGCGATCGGCGCGGGCGTGGTGGTCGTGAAGTCCGCCGGCAACGACGGCCCGAGCCCGTACCTCGCCGGCGAAGGGGACGGTGTGGTCACCGTCGCGGCCGTCGACAGCACGGCCACGTTCCCGGGCGCCACGATCACGGTGAACGGGGTCGCCATCCCGGCGATCAACGCGAACGGCGCGGTGCTGACCGATCTCGACGAGATGACCGTGGCGGTGCTCACCGATGACCTGAGCACCCCTGGCGAGAACGAGGCGCTCGGCTGTTCGGTCGCGGCCTACAACCACGCGGGGGTGACAGCAGGCAGCAACATGCTCGCCGTCTCGACCCGTGGTGTCTGCGCCCGTGTCGCAAAGGCGATCTACGCGCAGCAGGCCGGGGCCGCAGCATCCGTCATGATCAACACCTCCGACGACTACCCGCCGTTCGAGGGCACGATCACCGAGAACCCCGACACGGGCGACGACTACACCGTCACGATCCCGTTCCTCGGCGTTCGCAAGTCGGATGGCCCGAAGCTCGTCGACGATGCGGCCGCGACCCTCGCCCCGGCGGACCTCGAGAACCCGGCGTTCCGCGGCTACGCGTCGTTCAGCTCGAGCGGTCCGCGCACGGGCGACAGCGCGCTCGCGGTCGATGTCGCGGCGCCGGGCGTCTCGATCGTCTCGACGGGCGTCGGCACCGGTGACGGACCCGCCACCATCTCGGGCACCTCGATGGCGGCACCGCACGTCGCCGGCGTCGCGGCGCTCGCCGTGGAGGCCCACCCGACCTGGTCGGCGGCCGAGGTGTCGTCGGTGCTGGTCTCGTCGGCCGACCCCGACAAGGTCGCCGGGCAGAACCTCGTTCGCGGCGGCGTCGGCCTCGTCGACGCCGCACAGGCGGTGGCGCAGCAGGCCACGGCCGTGGGCGACTCGTTCAAGACGACGAACGGATGGTTGCGGGAGGCCGGGCTCAGCTTCGGGTTCCAGGAGAGCTCCACGACCTTCACGGGCACGAAGAGGGTCAGGCTCACCAACAAGGGCACGAGCCCGGTGACGTACGACGTCAGCGCTGCCGCATCCGCCCAGTCGGCGGAGGCTTCCGTGACGGTCAGCCCGAGCACGGTGACGGTCGCACCCGGCGGGTCCGCCACGGTCACCGTGACCCTGAGCGCGCCGGCCGCCGAGGCCGGCACCTCCGAGGGCGGCGGGTTCCAGTTCGCGGAGTTCTCGGGCGACGTCGTCTTCACGTCGGCGGCCGACACCCTGCGGGTTCCGTACCTGCTGGTGCCGCGCGCGACGAGCGGCGTGTCGGCACAGGGCGACCTCAAGGTGACGAAGAAGAAGCAGCCCGTCGACGGGACGGTCACCGCGGCGCTGCGCGGCAAGGCGGGCGCGTTCGACGTCAACGCCGACTTCTACACGTGGGGCCTGGAAGACAAGAGGGATGTCTCGAAGGCCTTCACCGACACCGGATACGACCTGAGGGCCGCGGGCGTGCAGTCGTTCGACTACGGCACCGACCACCTGTTGGTCTTCGCCGTCAACACCCACCAGCGGTGGTCGAACGCGGCGACCAACGAGTTCGACGTGCTCATCGACACGAACCGTGACGGGGAGCCGGACTGGGCGGTCGTCGTGACCGACGGCGGCGTGGTCACCAGCGGCAGCGCCGACGGCGTTCCGACGGCGTTCGCGTTCAGCCTCACCGGCCCGGACGCGTTCGCGCTCGACCTGGCACCGATGGCGCCGACCGACAGCAGCACCGTCCTGATCCCGGTGTGGGCGGGCGCCGAACTCGGCATCACCGCCCAGTCGCCGACGTTCGACTACACGGTGCAGTCCTTCACGCTGCTCGACGACGCCAGCTTCGACGGCTTCGACGGGATGGCCACGTACAACCCGTGGGCCCGGGCGCTGGAGAACGGCCAGTATGTGACGGTGCCCGTCGGCGGTGGCGTCGACGTGCCGGTCGGCGTCGACGCTGCGGCGTTCACGGCGCAGAAGCCGCTCGGCGTCATGGCTGTCGTTCTCGACAACCCCGCCGGTGCGGGCGAGGCGATCCTCGTGAAGGCCAAGTAG
- a CDS encoding Bax inhibitor-1/YccA family protein translates to MALNNPAFNNPAFQDPKAVQTYPGGSQAANLGGQTQFATTQRAGTDAAAQAHLEGMYAAPSAGAAETGRMSYEDTIWKTVGLFAVLLVTAAVGWVWTMAGVTPTNPQPSILPWMIGALGGFVLSLVVIFTSRKKIRPALIFGYAAFEGLFVGAISAFFEFLWAGIVVQATLATFAVVGVTLALFASGKIRASKRATKVFMIAMVGYLVFSLVNIFLMLFNVPIAGGAFGLLSEQSPILGIPWGVLIGVFVVIMAAYSLVLDFDSIQQGVRNGAPRQFGWLGAFGIMVTVVWLYLEILRILAIARGNS, encoded by the coding sequence GTGGCCCTCAACAACCCCGCGTTCAACAACCCGGCCTTCCAGGACCCGAAGGCCGTTCAGACCTACCCCGGCGGTTCGCAGGCGGCGAACCTGGGCGGGCAGACGCAGTTCGCGACGACGCAGCGCGCCGGAACGGATGCCGCGGCCCAGGCGCATCTCGAAGGCATGTACGCGGCACCGTCCGCGGGTGCCGCCGAGACCGGCCGCATGTCGTACGAGGACACCATCTGGAAGACCGTCGGCCTCTTCGCCGTCCTCCTCGTCACCGCGGCCGTCGGCTGGGTGTGGACGATGGCGGGCGTCACGCCGACGAACCCCCAGCCCTCGATCCTCCCCTGGATGATCGGCGCGCTCGGTGGCTTCGTGCTCTCGCTCGTCGTGATCTTCACCTCGCGCAAGAAGATCCGCCCGGCGCTCATCTTCGGCTACGCCGCCTTCGAGGGCCTCTTCGTGGGTGCGATCTCGGCGTTCTTCGAGTTCCTCTGGGCGGGGATCGTCGTGCAGGCGACGCTCGCGACCTTCGCCGTCGTCGGTGTGACCCTCGCCCTGTTCGCGAGCGGCAAGATCCGGGCGTCGAAGCGCGCGACCAAGGTCTTCATGATCGCGATGGTCGGCTACCTGGTGTTCTCGCTGGTGAACATCTTCCTGATGCTCTTCAACGTCCCGATCGCTGGTGGCGCGTTCGGTCTGCTGAGCGAGCAGAGCCCCATCCTCGGCATCCCGTGGGGCGTGCTCATCGGCGTCTTCGTCGTGATCATGGCGGCGTACTCGCTGGTGCTCGACTTCGACAGCATCCAGCAGGGCGTGCGCAACGGCGCTCCACGTCAGTTCGGCTGGCTGGGCGCATTCGGCATCATGGTGACGGTCGTGTGGCTGTACCTCGAGATCCTGCGCATCCTCGCGATCGCGCGCGGTAACAGCTGA
- a CDS encoding glycerophosphodiester phosphodiesterase family protein, with protein MPRRHPLVIGHRGAPGYRPEHSRSSYALAFEMGVDAVEPDVVVSKDGVLVVRHENEISGTTDVADRPEFADRHATKYVDGAELTGWFTEDFTWDELSTLRCRERIADVRPTSASFDDEQRVLRLRDVLDATREASLEFGREIGVVLEIKHATYFASIGWDIAELVDAELREAGWASGELPLTIESFESTVLYALQERGIRGAYVYLLEDAGRPFDLFSAHGKASLTYRQTAAPAGLDALVGRVDGISVDKRTILRPDRLGRTAGPSPVVADAHERGLRVFTWTCRPENRFLIGQFRTRGGPGSFGDWESEWAVIRDAGVDGVFVDHPDLGVAFFRS; from the coding sequence GTGCCTCGTCGACATCCCCTCGTGATCGGACACCGCGGTGCCCCCGGGTACCGGCCAGAGCACTCGCGCTCCTCGTACGCCCTGGCCTTCGAGATGGGCGTCGATGCCGTCGAACCCGATGTCGTGGTGTCGAAGGACGGCGTGCTCGTGGTGCGGCACGAGAACGAGATCTCGGGCACCACCGATGTCGCAGACCGCCCGGAGTTCGCCGACCGGCACGCGACGAAGTACGTGGACGGGGCTGAGCTGACCGGCTGGTTCACCGAGGACTTCACGTGGGACGAGCTGTCGACGCTGCGCTGCCGCGAGCGGATCGCCGACGTCCGTCCGACGAGCGCGAGCTTCGACGATGAACAGCGCGTGCTGCGGCTGCGCGACGTTCTCGACGCGACGCGGGAGGCCTCGCTCGAGTTCGGGCGCGAGATCGGCGTCGTGCTCGAGATCAAGCACGCGACGTACTTCGCGTCGATCGGATGGGATATCGCTGAGCTCGTCGACGCCGAGCTGCGGGAGGCGGGCTGGGCGTCGGGGGAGCTGCCGCTCACGATCGAGTCGTTCGAGTCGACGGTGCTGTACGCGCTTCAGGAACGCGGCATCCGTGGGGCGTACGTGTACCTGCTGGAGGACGCGGGACGCCCCTTCGACCTGTTCAGCGCACACGGCAAGGCCTCGCTGACGTACCGGCAGACGGCGGCGCCCGCGGGGCTCGACGCACTTGTCGGGCGGGTGGACGGGATCAGCGTCGACAAGCGCACCATCCTCCGCCCCGACCGGCTCGGTCGCACCGCCGGGCCCTCGCCCGTCGTCGCCGACGCGCACGAGCGCGGCCTGCGTGTCTTCACCTGGACCTGCCGCCCCGAGAATAGATTCCTGATCGGCCAGTTCCGCACCCGCGGCGGTCCCGGGTCGTTCGGCGACTGGGAGTCCGAGTGGGCGGTGATCAGAGACGCGGGCGTCGACGGCGTCTTCGTCGATCACCCCGACCTCGGGGTCGCGTTCTTCCGTTCCTGA
- a CDS encoding ABC transporter ATP-binding protein, producing MSTPSLAPRAPGIPAEPGIVVQGVRRSFGEVQAVRNVTLRAHAGRVTGLVGPNGSGKTTLLLMLASLLAPDAGSIRIDGVDPVSDPQAARALLGWMPDALGAWNSLSSRETLAVTARLYGMPRAEASVRADALLAEVGLVDLADAPARVLSRGQKQRLGLARALVHDPRVLLLDEPASGLDPQARIDLRLLLRRFAAEGRTVLVSSHILSELEEVVDDAVFLMAGATVDPARVEAAARRARPWRVRIAGAEASVAVQAVAGALGIPVEGLGVDRRDVVVSFDSEDAAAAALRDLVGAGLDVVEFAAAQGALERTFLDLGDGRPPLAPPPSEPPLPGADESEATS from the coding sequence GTGAGCACGCCGAGCCTGGCCCCTCGGGCCCCCGGAATCCCCGCCGAGCCCGGCATCGTCGTCCAGGGCGTGCGGCGCTCGTTCGGCGAGGTGCAGGCCGTCCGCAACGTGACGCTGCGGGCGCACGCCGGCCGGGTCACCGGCCTGGTCGGTCCGAACGGCTCGGGCAAGACGACGCTGCTCCTCATGCTCGCGTCGCTCCTGGCGCCCGACGCGGGCTCGATCCGCATCGACGGCGTCGACCCGGTGTCCGACCCGCAGGCGGCCAGGGCGCTCCTCGGCTGGATGCCCGACGCGCTCGGCGCCTGGAACTCGCTCAGCTCGCGCGAGACGCTGGCGGTGACGGCGCGGCTGTACGGGATGCCGCGGGCCGAGGCATCCGTCCGCGCCGACGCCCTCCTCGCCGAAGTGGGGCTGGTCGACCTCGCCGACGCGCCCGCCCGCGTGCTGTCGCGGGGGCAGAAGCAGCGCCTCGGCCTCGCGCGCGCCCTCGTGCACGACCCGCGGGTGCTGCTGCTCGACGAACCGGCGTCGGGTCTCGACCCGCAGGCGCGCATCGACCTGCGCCTGCTGCTGCGGCGGTTCGCCGCCGAGGGACGCACCGTGCTCGTGTCGAGTCACATCCTGTCCGAGCTCGAGGAGGTCGTCGACGACGCCGTCTTCCTGATGGCGGGCGCCACCGTCGACCCGGCCCGCGTCGAGGCCGCTGCGCGCCGCGCCCGCCCGTGGCGGGTCCGGATCGCCGGGGCCGAGGCATCCGTCGCCGTCCAGGCCGTTGCTGGCGCACTGGGGATCCCGGTGGAGGGCCTGGGCGTCGACCGCCGCGACGTCGTGGTGTCGTTCGACTCGGAGGATGCCGCGGCCGCCGCGCTGCGCGATCTCGTCGGCGCGGGGCTCGACGTGGTGGAGTTCGCCGCGGCGCAGGGCGCGCTCGAGCGCACGTTCCTCGATCTCGGCGACGGGCGTCCACCACTGGCGCCACCGCCATCCGAACCACCGCTGCCGGGTGCGGACGAGAGCGAGGCGACGTCGTGA
- a CDS encoding ABC transporter permease yields MNGQRLSTIVGLELTQRTRSIAWYVLLGVFALLLAIVTGLSFLAWGSTLQPGGAIYSTIVYITLLLVVLVSPTLSGNAINGDRDAATLAPVQVTLATTLEILIGKFLAAWVTGLAFVAVAVPFLVLATLGGGGAPATITVSLLVLVFEVGIISAIGVALSGILSRPLFSVATTYLVVAALVVGTLIAFALVGMTMRSEVTNHYRSIEYDQYSGDSFPCMPGETPRDDYPCDDDVEMRCGEWQTSTYEMPRFDHVWWLLAANPFVILADATPTQYDAYGNPNDLFGQIKFGVRAAQQPPELEQRWDDCAPPLEDERPTPAEVIDHSTPSWFVGMALQLLLAVGLMWWAWARTRTPAGRLPTGTRIA; encoded by the coding sequence GTGAACGGTCAGCGACTCAGCACCATCGTCGGCCTCGAGCTGACCCAGCGCACCCGCAGCATCGCCTGGTACGTGCTGCTCGGCGTCTTCGCGCTGCTGCTCGCGATCGTGACCGGCCTGTCATTCCTGGCTTGGGGCTCGACGCTCCAGCCGGGCGGCGCGATCTACTCCACGATCGTGTACATCACGCTCCTGCTGGTGGTGCTGGTGTCGCCCACGCTGAGCGGCAACGCGATCAACGGCGACCGGGATGCTGCGACCCTCGCGCCCGTGCAGGTGACGCTGGCGACGACCCTCGAGATCCTGATCGGGAAGTTCCTCGCCGCATGGGTCACGGGCCTGGCGTTCGTGGCGGTGGCCGTCCCGTTCCTCGTGCTCGCGACGCTCGGCGGCGGGGGAGCGCCGGCGACGATCACGGTGTCGCTGCTCGTGCTGGTGTTCGAGGTCGGCATCATCTCGGCGATCGGCGTCGCGCTGAGCGGCATCCTGTCGCGACCGCTGTTCTCGGTCGCGACCACGTATCTGGTGGTCGCGGCGCTCGTCGTCGGCACGCTCATCGCGTTCGCGCTCGTCGGCATGACGATGCGGTCCGAGGTGACGAACCACTACCGCTCGATCGAGTACGACCAGTACTCCGGCGACAGCTTCCCGTGCATGCCCGGCGAGACGCCGCGCGACGACTATCCGTGCGATGACGACGTCGAGATGCGCTGCGGCGAGTGGCAGACGTCGACCTACGAGATGCCGCGGTTCGACCATGTGTGGTGGCTGCTCGCGGCGAATCCGTTCGTGATCCTCGCGGACGCGACGCCGACGCAGTACGACGCATACGGCAACCCGAACGACCTCTTCGGCCAGATCAAGTTCGGTGTGCGGGCGGCTCAGCAGCCGCCCGAGCTCGAGCAGCGCTGGGACGACTGCGCGCCACCGCTCGAGGACGAACGGCCCACGCCCGCGGAGGTCATCGACCACTCCACGCCGAGCTGGTTCGTCGGCATGGCACTGCAGCTGCTGCTCGCGGTAGGCCTGATGTGGTGGGCATGGGCGCGCACGCGCACCCCCGCCGGGCGCCTGCCGACGGGGACGCGCATCGCCTAG
- a CDS encoding NADPH-dependent F420 reductase, giving the protein MTTITIFGNGNMGQAISGVLARGGADVQHIGGADTGATVNGDIVVLAVPYPALAQITAAYGAQLAGKTVVDITNPLDFSTFDALVVPAGTSAAAELQAELPASKVLKAFNTNFAATLVSGREGDVPTTVLVAGDDTDAKAGLIAAITAGGLDAVDAGSLARAHELESIGFLQLTLAVGEQIGWAGGLALVR; this is encoded by the coding sequence ATGACCACGATCACGATCTTCGGAAACGGCAACATGGGCCAGGCCATCAGCGGCGTGCTCGCCCGCGGCGGTGCCGACGTCCAGCACATCGGCGGCGCCGACACGGGCGCCACCGTGAACGGCGACATCGTCGTGCTCGCCGTCCCGTACCCGGCGCTCGCGCAGATCACCGCCGCCTACGGCGCGCAGCTCGCCGGCAAGACGGTCGTCGACATCACCAACCCCCTGGACTTCTCGACGTTCGACGCGCTCGTCGTGCCCGCCGGCACCTCGGCGGCGGCGGAGCTGCAGGCTGAGCTGCCCGCGTCGAAGGTGCTGAAGGCGTTCAACACGAACTTCGCCGCCACCCTGGTGAGCGGTCGCGAGGGCGACGTCCCGACCACCGTGCTCGTCGCGGGCGACGACACCGACGCCAAGGCGGGCCTCATCGCGGCGATCACCGCCGGAGGACTCGACGCCGTCGACGCAGGCTCCCTCGCGCGTGCCCACGAGCTCGAGTCGATCGGATTCCTCCAGCTGACCCTCGCGGTCGGCGAGCAGATCGGCTGGGCCGGCGGCCTCGCGCTCGTGCGCTGA
- a CDS encoding MarR family winged helix-turn-helix transcriptional regulator: protein MNRPRFYTADEQDTWVPFAALLELLPRELDAQLLRDEDLTHFDYFALSMLSNADDHRLQMKELASMTNATLPRLSHVVSRLEARGLVRRERNTSDARATDAVITADGRRKVLQATPGHVETVRKVLLDVITPEQAEQLRGITATVLTRLDPDGRMAASRPR from the coding sequence ATGAACAGGCCGCGGTTCTACACGGCGGACGAGCAGGACACCTGGGTGCCGTTCGCCGCGCTCCTCGAACTGCTCCCGCGCGAGCTCGACGCCCAGCTGCTGCGCGACGAGGACCTCACGCACTTCGACTACTTCGCGCTGTCGATGCTGTCGAACGCCGACGATCACCGCCTGCAGATGAAGGAGCTCGCGTCGATGACCAACGCGACGCTGCCGCGCCTGTCGCACGTGGTCTCGCGGCTCGAGGCGCGCGGCCTCGTGCGGCGGGAGCGCAACACCTCCGACGCCCGCGCCACCGACGCGGTCATCACCGCCGACGGCAGGCGCAAGGTTCTGCAGGCGACTCCCGGGCACGTGGAGACCGTGCGCAAGGTGCTGCTCGACGTCATCACACCCGAGCAGGCGGAGCAGCTGCGGGGGATCACCGCCACCGTGCTCACCCGGCTCGACCCCGATGGACGGATGGCCGCAAGCCGCCCGCGCTGA
- a CDS encoding alpha/beta fold hydrolase — MNTATSADGTPIAYDETGDGPVVVIVNGAMSTAADATGLATALAEVGFRAVTWDRRARGSSGDARGSTPDREVEDLAAVIDAVGGDAAVLGHSSGAVLGLVAASRGVPVRALFLSEPPVRFGEDEPADDLAERLQAFVDEGRPEEAIVTFQLEGVGLPREMVDQIRASEMFPGLVALAQSTVYDTNLTREASTPSPEMLSVAAPITVLRGAQTFPMLITAADRLADEVDGAELVVVPESIMHRPDPAATARVVRERLA; from the coding sequence ATGAACACCGCGACCTCCGCCGACGGCACCCCCATCGCCTACGACGAGACCGGCGACGGCCCCGTCGTCGTCATCGTGAACGGTGCCATGTCGACCGCCGCCGACGCGACAGGACTCGCGACGGCCCTGGCCGAGGTCGGCTTCCGAGCCGTCACATGGGACCGCCGTGCACGCGGCTCCAGTGGTGACGCGCGGGGCTCGACGCCCGACCGGGAAGTCGAGGATCTGGCAGCCGTGATCGACGCCGTCGGCGGCGACGCGGCCGTGCTCGGTCACTCGTCCGGTGCGGTGCTCGGACTCGTCGCCGCCTCGCGAGGGGTGCCGGTCCGGGCCTTGTTCCTGTCGGAGCCACCGGTGCGCTTCGGCGAGGACGAACCCGCCGACGACCTGGCCGAGCGGCTGCAGGCCTTCGTCGACGAGGGGCGACCCGAGGAGGCGATCGTCACTTTCCAGCTCGAGGGCGTCGGACTCCCCCGCGAGATGGTGGACCAGATCCGGGCCAGCGAGATGTTCCCCGGCCTGGTGGCGCTCGCACAGTCGACCGTCTACGACACGAACCTCACGCGTGAGGCGTCGACGCCGAGCCCGGAGATGCTCTCGGTCGCCGCTCCGATCACGGTGCTGCGCGGAGCCCAGACGTTCCCGATGCTGATCACCGCCGCCGACCGCCTGGCCGACGAGGTCGACGGCGCCGAGCTCGTCGTCGTTCCGGAGTCGATCATGCATCGCCCCGACCCCGCCGCCACGGCGCGGGTGGTGCGGGAACGCCTCGCGTAG
- a CDS encoding TetR/AcrR family transcriptional regulator — translation MTSSEIPVRTRKRPEERREEILEHATAIALDEGLERITLRAVADRLGVRPGLITHYFPAAEALVIEAFTRAAVRERERFFTTSGTPMDRVAHFAAHIERGASLPLARMWLNARHLARFSPALDTALQHQDQLDRERLTAIIEDGIASSVFPITDAETACIRILMAVDGGGSYVNTATPPTHRAHRQVVADVSEWALGLEPGALRAAVDAASEA, via the coding sequence GTGACGTCAAGCGAGATTCCGGTACGGACGCGCAAGCGTCCCGAGGAGCGCCGCGAGGAGATCCTGGAGCACGCGACGGCGATCGCCCTCGACGAGGGGCTCGAGCGCATCACGCTGCGCGCCGTCGCCGACCGGCTCGGGGTGCGCCCGGGCCTGATCACGCACTACTTCCCCGCCGCCGAAGCCCTCGTCATCGAGGCGTTCACGCGCGCCGCCGTGCGGGAGCGCGAGAGGTTCTTCACCACGTCGGGCACCCCCATGGACCGGGTGGCGCATTTCGCGGCGCACATCGAACGGGGCGCGTCCCTGCCGCTCGCGCGCATGTGGCTCAACGCGCGGCACCTCGCACGCTTCAGCCCGGCGCTCGACACCGCGCTGCAACACCAGGATCAGCTCGACCGCGAGCGACTGACCGCGATCATCGAGGACGGCATCGCCTCGAGCGTCTTCCCCATCACCGATGCGGAGACCGCCTGCATCCGGATCCTCATGGCCGTCGACGGCGGCGGCTCGTACGTGAACACCGCGACCCCGCCCACGCACCGCGCGCACCGTCAGGTCGTCGCCGACGTCAGCGAATGGGCTCTCGGGCTCGAGCCCGGCGCGCTGCGCGCGGCCGTCGACGCGGCTTCCGAGGCTTAG